One window from the genome of bacterium encodes:
- a CDS encoding biopolymer transporter ExbD gives MPGVQTPSKFLKFKPHHARRKVEEKGVPITSMMDMMTIVLVFLLKTFSTQGDISATAAKLSLPKSDSKSIPGVVDRVAVGTDAIYFLEEEVITTDEAISSKDIVIKPLKARMETRVEALQETMRTAGREAEPPKILVLADKNHYFSLIKKVVATAASAGYMNITLASIQDTGKWEE, from the coding sequence ATGCCAGGTGTACAGACCCCGAGCAAGTTCCTGAAATTCAAGCCGCATCACGCGAGGAGGAAGGTCGAGGAAAAGGGTGTGCCGATCACCTCGATGATGGACATGATGACCATCGTGTTGGTGTTCCTCCTCAAGACCTTCTCCACCCAGGGGGACATTTCGGCAACGGCGGCCAAACTTTCGCTGCCGAAGTCAGATTCCAAAAGCATCCCCGGCGTGGTTGACCGCGTCGCCGTCGGTACGGACGCGATCTATTTCCTCGAGGAAGAGGTCATAACCACCGACGAGGCGATCAGCTCGAAGGACATCGTGATAAAGCCCCTGAAAGCCAGGATGGAGACGCGCGTCGAGGCGCTTCAGGAAACCATGCGTACGGCAGGGCGTGAGGCGGAGCCGCCGAAAATCCTGGTTTTGGCGGACAAGAACCACTACTTCAGCCTGATCAAGAAAGTAGTGGCGACGGCGGCGAGCGCCGGGTACATGAACATCACCCTCGCTTCGATCCAGGATACCGGCAAGTGGGAGGAGTGA